The DNA segment CAGCGTTGAAGCAAGCAGAGATCGAGGATTTCCGTTGGCATGACCTGCGCCACTCCTGTGCCAGCTACATGGTCCGGCAGGGTCTGGACTTAAGGCTGGTGGCCGAGTTGCTGGGTCACCGCACGTTGCAGATGTCCATGCGTTACTCTCATCTGGCCAAGGAGCACCTCAAGAGTGCAATCAGCGAGGCGATGGAACGCTGAGATATCTCCCTTAGCTCCTGCTGAAATCATGCTCCCCCCTTTAGCCCCCCCGGGGGAAGCAAACATGCCCCACCCCTTTTTAGATTGGGACTCCGCACAGCGATTTTTATCCCATAATTCTTGATACTGAATTTTATCCCTATGGAGTCAG comes from the SAR324 cluster bacterium genome and includes:
- a CDS encoding tyrosine-type recombinase/integrase — its product is VPVIGEVLDLLRGYHSQHRIVGRDELFPSRTKGKSLDLRTQWESALKQAEIEDFRWHDLRHSCASYMVRQGLDLRLVAELLGHRTLQMSMRYSHLAKEHLKSAISEAMER